From a single Nothobranchius furzeri strain GRZ-AD chromosome 9, NfurGRZ-RIMD1, whole genome shotgun sequence genomic region:
- the nhsb gene encoding actin remodeling regulator NHS isoform X5 — MALACLGLGCAPVQSKGTICNITVSNLDIESKLSAHYQAQWHQQHSMFHPCARPPCLEELHRSAQLSLRALHRDEQHQRSSSRERNRVTIAISVAPPMPTFPSPHSIRRQQRSRLARAVSSTYSYNRDCKQERAERERELDYQPRKEMAVRETEIQTTERKERLGREADIQTIQRKATSTEEEESAEVLGAQKAKDSVRTAPSTQDKQTNWSKENIPPSDQTSGDSHAVSSCIIPINVTGSVVNPGVGFDREASARCSLVHSQSVLQRRRKLRRRKTITGIPKRVQQDMDSDESPVARERTVIIHANQLTLCQEDISISGRLHHTRDSGCQTDDFLIACTAAPSRRRIRAQRGHQGIPASLSHSTGNISSLGDQSDTTYTTASAHGGRLRSRSLPREGGRLMDSDEDDDDNYDDDDDDEELSPYEAEDFIPPGPSPRMKMMMMKDEEESTDDQAAPEPLQLGSLKRLQRSGERDRGGGGGGSPEHSWMERGRSRLPRKADMGSCEISSSSDTFSSPIHSVSTTGGLGSHVDQKEDHQSSSGNWSGSSSTCPSQTSETIPPPSSPPLTGSSHCDSELSLNTVPNAIDEGFSLDPSYHSDLRPQSQGHRSSSFTSSATDQLDDAGVSTASEGEWTYPPDQDQIDPDQDLDHTQNLNESHELVQDYSSKQDLDDQTCFSEKMGNTGKETGSHYPSDTECFYSSSVNFGSCNLSYTGYKCNYADPGPDCSQSNTVATQSSHGVYPQPLVDFKAGTMTIGRTCRSLRKSKVKPLPPKRTCSLKETSGSVDVGTDTQADKDQPTMVSEQELASSSTDIKLELDLELGGAPEPLQTSCLVSQSLGTWGMGLGETMDMVEPISFTSTDTHSFKDDGAVQSDYADLWLHNSELKSNNCEYTSMSNSSTATGTTVMECIKSPDSSSSSTEMQSQATAQVTETKASSPPLPPGDFKLGSPEKLAGLASPSSGYSSQSETPTSTLPSSSAAFFPGPLSPSTGKRKPKVPERKSSLSSLQQFPRDGASISSCTKRDNDFPPPPSQLDLTILHGGYVRHTLSHRTYHMHTLHHSKHRVANVLAAETKILTPEVSDSNPPPSSSSASTIPSSSLLAITPSAPRSVQLHSTSQSIDSQSTRPRCPPRSSTLAPPPVNTRPLPPRRPPPRPPCHDHTSSPEHSQPPPPGRHPDGPPSYESLLLRQDRYGPGTFWAMTAFRTRMDPSSDLSEDSSPLHRPVPRAPHPSPVDLHTHIHSHVEFRVLSHSSHSHSEFRVLGERTFSQEDDDDEDEEEEEEEQMKEPQRATCSRGSMRSDHPPPPAYEFVGGSHSNSGPWASPVKVPGNTVETSHPYLISDARKGRYEVQEEEKEVISGATRSAHQQQTLESKDDSTTPDTEDYFSKDSTPSDNSLSPLMDDAKADEDILITSPTKSRTTEDLFAMIHRSKRKVLGRKDSGDLNAKSRLCPTAPVAPSSVCTGTVPPAPPLTFPAALANAVGSQRAPVPIYRSAKKSSTSNEEFKLLLLKKGSRSDSSYRMSATEILKSPITPKTPGESLQEGSFRQVEEPSTTHQDPLISGAEPIQIPGLFPRANSESFTPKSLSMSAASRQGRSRIPPVANSSRYSTRSRLYTAPMQAISEGDTENSDGSPHDDRSS, encoded by the exons ATGGCTTTGGCTTGTCTAGGTCTGGGCTGTGCGCCCGTGCAATCCAAAGGTACAATCTGTAACATCA CAGTGTCAAACTTAGACATTGAGAGCAAGCTGTCAGCTCACTATCAGGCCCAATGGCATCAGCAACACAGCATGTTCCATCCTTGTGCCCGACCACCGTGTCTGGAAGAGCTACACAGAAGTGCACAGCTCAGTCTAAGAGCGTTGCATCGAG ATGAACAACATCAGCGTTCCTCCAGTCGGGAGAGAAACAGGGTGACCATCGCCATCTCTGTGGCGCCTCCCATGCCCACCTTTCCCTCACCGCACAGCATCCGCCGCCAACAGAGGAGTCGCCTAGCACGAGCAGTGAGCTCAACATACTCTTACAATAGGGACTGCAAG CAGGAGAGAGCTgagagggaacgtgagctggactATCAACCCAGGAAG GAGATGGCTGTGAGAGAAACAGAAATCCAGACCACAGAGAGAAAA GAGAGGTTAGGCAGGGAGGCAGATATCCAAACAATCCAAAGAAAG GCTACTTCCACAGAAGAAGAGGAAAGTGCTGAGGTCCTGGGAGCCCAAAAGGCCAAGGACTCTGTCCGCACAGCCCCATCAACCCAGGATAAACAGACAAACTGGTCAAAGGAAAACATCCCACCATCAGATCAGACATCTGGTGATTCTCATGCCGTCTCCTCATGCATCATTCCCATTAATGTCACAG GTTCTGTTGTTAATCCAGGAGTTGGGTTTGACAGGGAAGCAAGTGCTCGTTGCTCTCTAGTTCACTCCCAGTCAGTTCTCCAGAGACGAAGAAAGCTGAGACGAAGGAAAACGATCACAGGAATACCCAAACGAGTACAACAAGATATGG ACTCGGATGAATCACCGGTAGCTAGAGAGCGCACAGTGATCATCCATGCTAACCAACTCACTCTCTGTCAGGAAGACATTTCCATAAGTGGTCGTCTCCATCACACTCGTGACTCTGGTTGCCAGACAGATGATTTCCTTATAGCAT GTACAGCTGCACCCTCCAGAAGACGCATCAGAGCTCAGCGGGGCCATCAGGGAATTCCTGCCTCTTTGTCCCATTCAACGGGCAACATTTCCTCCCTGGGTGACCAATCAGACACAACTTACACTACAGCATCAGCTCATGGAGGTCGCTTACGTTCACGTAGCCTTCCACGGGAGGGTGGGCGTCTGATGGACAGTGACGAGGACGATGATGACAATTatgatgacgatgacgacgaTGAAGAGTTGTCGCCTTATGAAGCAGAGGACTTTATTCCACCAGGGCCAAGTCCaaggatgaagatgatgatgatgaaggatgAAGAAGAGAGCACAGATGACCAAGCAGCTCCTGAGCCACTGCAACTTGGAAGTCTGAAAAGGTTGCAGCGATCAGGTGAAAGAGACAgagggggtggaggaggagggagCCCAGAGCATAGCTGGATGGAGAGAGGTCGTTCTCGCTTGCCTCGCAAGGCTGACATGGGTAGCTGTGAGATTTCATCCAGCTCTGATACTTTCAGCAGCCCTATTCATTCAGTGTCTACAACAGGAGGTCTTGGGAGTCATGTAGACCAGAAGGAGGATCACCAGTCATCAAGTGGGAACTGGAGTGGTTCCAGCTCTACCTGCCCCTCACAAACATCTGAAACCATTCCTccaccctcttctccacctttgaCTGGCTCTTCCCACTGTGATTCAGAGTTGTCACTCAACACAGTACCTAATGCCATAGATGAAGGGTTTTCCCTCGATCCTTCTTACCACTCTGACCTCAGACCACAGAGCCAGGGTCACAGGTCAAGTTCGTTTACATCCTCAGCCACAGACCAGCTGGATGATGCAGGAGTCAGTACGGCTAGCGAAGGAGAGTGGACGTACCCACCAGACCAAGACCAAATTGATCCTGACCAAGACCTGGACCACACCCAAAACCTGAATGAGAGCCATGAGTTAGTCCAAGACTACAGCTCAAAACAAGATTTAGATGACCAGACCTGTTTCAGTGAAAAGATGGGCAATACCGGAAAGGAGACTGGATCTCATTACCCATCTGATACAGAGTGTTTTTATTCATCCTCTGTGAATTTTGGGTCATGTAATCTGAGCTACACTGGATACAAATGTAACTATGCAGACCCTGGGCCTGATTGTTCTCAGTCCAACACTGTGGCAACACAATCATCCCATggagtttacccccagcccttagTTGACTTCAAAGCAGGCACTATGACCATAGGCAGGACTTGTCGTTCGCTGAGGAAATCAAAGGTCAAACCTCTGCCACCTAAACGAACGTGCTCACTAAAAGAAACCAGTGGCAGTGTTGATGTGGGAACAGACACACAAGCAGATAAGGACCAACCAACGATGGTTAGTGAACAAGAACTTGCCTCGTCTTCCACAGATATAAAACTAGAACTGGACCTAGAGCTTGGAGGTGCTCCAGAACCACTACAGACATCTTGTCTAGTTTCACAGTCTTTGGGAACGTGGGGCATGGGACTGGGGGAAACTATGGATATGGTTGAGCCCATATCCTTCACCTCTACAGATACACACTCATTTAAGGATGATGGTGCTGTGCAGTCTGACTATGCAGACCTGTGGCTTCACAACAGCGAACTGAAGTCAAACAACTGTGAGTACACATCAATGTCCAACTCAAGCACAGCCACAGGTACCACTGTCATGGAGTGCATCAAGTCACCAGACAGCTCTTCCTCTTCCACAGAAATGCAAAGCCAGGCTACTGCCCAGGTTACAGAGACCAAGGCAAGCAGCCCACCTCTTCCGCCTGGAGACTTTAAACTTGGGTCACCTGAAAAATTAGCTGGCCTAGCTTCACCATCAAGTGGCTATTCCAGCCAATCAGAAACCCCAACGTCAACGTTGCCCTCATCTTCAGCAGCATTCTTCCCAGGACCTTTGTCCCCTTCAACTGGCAAGAGAAAGCCTAAAGTGCCAGAAAGGAAGTCTTCTCTCTCCTCCTTGCAGCAATTTCCTAGAGATGGAGCTTCCATTTCTTCTTGCACTAAGAGGGACAACGACTTTCCACCCCCACCTTCTCAACTTGATCTCACTATTCTCCATGGTGGCTACGTGAGACATACATTATCCCACCGGACATACCACATGCACACGCTCCACCATAGTAAACACAGAGTTGCTAATGTTTTAGCTGCTGAAACAAAGATATTGACCCCTGAGGTTTCAGATAGCAACCCACCTCCAAGTTCAAGCTCTGCTTCAACGATTCCCAGCTCAAGTTTACTGGCTATAACGCCATCTGCTCCTCGTTCGGTGCAGCTTCATTCTACCAGCCAATCTATAGATTCACAGAGTACTAGACCCAGATGCCCCCCCAGAAGTTCTACTCTGGCTCCTCCACCTGTTAACACTAGGCCTCTCCCTCCTCGCAGGCCACCACCCAGACCACCATGTCATGACCACACCTCCTCCCCTGAACATTCACAGCCACCTCCCCCTGGTCGCCATCCTGATGGACCTCCATCCTATGAAAGTCTGTTACTCAGGCAGGACCGCTATGGACCTGGAACCTTCTGGGCTATGACTGCCTTCAGAACAAGGATGGACCCATCATCAGACCTATCCGAAGACAGTTCGCCCCTGCACAGACCAGTGCCACGAGCTCCCCATCCCTCCCCTGTGGAtttgcacacacacatccactcaCACGTAGAGTTCAGAGTGCTCAGCCATTCATCTCATTCACACTCTGAATTTAGGGTACTGGGAGAGCGTACATTCTCTCAGGAGGATGACGACGatgaggatgaagaggaggaagaggaagagcaaATGAAGGAGCCACAGAGAGCCACATGTTCTAGAGGCAGTATGCGATCGGACCACCCTCCACCCCCAGCATATGAATTTGTTGGAGGATCCCACTCAAACTCAGGGCCATGGGCTAGTCCAGTCAAAGTGCCTGGTAACACAGTGGAAACATCGCATCCTTACCTAATCAGCGATGCAAGAAAAGGCAGATATGAGGTGCAGGAAGAAGAGAAAGAGGTGATATCAGGTGCTACCAGAAGTGCCCATCAGCAGCAGACCCTGGAGAGCAAAGATGACTCTACCACTCCTGACACAGAGGATTATTTCAGTAAAG ATTCCACACCCAGTGACAATTCACTCTCGCCTCTAATGGATGACGCCAAAGCAGATGAAGATATTCTCATCACATCACCTACTAAGAGCCGAACAActgaggacctgtttgccatgataCACAG GTCCAAGAGAAAAGTCCTAGGCCGTAAAGATTCAGgagacctaaatgcaaagtctcgtCTATGTCCAACAGCACCAGTGGCACCCAGCAGTGTCTGTACTGGTACTGTCCCTCCAGCTCCGCCTCTCACATTTCCAGCTGCTTTAGCCAATGCTGTTGGGTCACAGCGAGCCCCTGTGCCAATCTATCGCAGTGCTAAAAAATCCAGCACATCCAATGAGGAGTTCAAACTTCTTTTGCTTAAAAAAGGCAGCAGATCGGATTCTAGTTATCGTATGTCAGCCACAGAAATTCTAAAGAGCCCCATCACCCCTAAAACACCAGGAGAATCCCTTCAGGAAGGGTCCTTCAGACAAGTGGAGGAGCCATCTACCACTCATCAAGATCCTCTGATTTCTGGCGCAGAACCAATCCAGATACCAGGCCTTTTTCCCAGGGCCAATTCTGAAAGTTTCACCCCAAAATCACTGTCCATGTCAGCTGCATCTCGACAAGGACGTTCTCGGATCCCTCCGGTTGCAAATAGCAGTCGCTATAGTACACGCAGTCGCCTCTACACTGCCCCCATGCAAGCCATTTCTGAAGGAGACACAGAGAATTCAGATGGAAGCCCCCATGACGATAGATCATCATAG
- the nhsb gene encoding actin remodeling regulator NHS isoform X1 translates to MPFAKRIVEPQLLCRHQIPNDEGLLFEDLCAISNVVLSRTLRQLSELARHACSLFQELENDIFNTNQRVWVLQNKIGQIQQTASALDPKKEAVPVSNLDIESKLSAHYQAQWHQQHSMFHPCARPPCLEELHRSAQLSLRALHRDEQHQRSSSRERNRVTIAISVAPPMPTFPSPHSIRRQQRSRLARAVSSTYSYNRDCKQERAERERELDYQPRKEMAVRETEIQTTERKERLGREADIQTIQRKATSTEEEESAEVLGAQKAKDSVRTAPSTQDKQTNWSKENIPPSDQTSGDSHAVSSCIIPINVTGSVVNPGVGFDREASARCSLVHSQSVLQRRRKLRRRKTITGIPKRVQQDMDSDESPVARERTVIIHANQLTLCQEDISISGRLHHTRDSGCQTDDFLIACTAAPSRRRIRAQRGHQGIPASLSHSTGNISSLGDQSDTTYTTASAHGGRLRSRSLPREGGRLMDSDEDDDDNYDDDDDDEELSPYEAEDFIPPGPSPRMKMMMMKDEEESTDDQAAPEPLQLGSLKRLQRSGERDRGGGGGGSPEHSWMERGRSRLPRKADMGSCEISSSSDTFSSPIHSVSTTGGLGSHVDQKEDHQSSSGNWSGSSSTCPSQTSETIPPPSSPPLTGSSHCDSELSLNTVPNAIDEGFSLDPSYHSDLRPQSQGHRSSSFTSSATDQLDDAGVSTASEGEWTYPPDQDQIDPDQDLDHTQNLNESHELVQDYSSKQDLDDQTCFSEKMGNTGKETGSHYPSDTECFYSSSVNFGSCNLSYTGYKCNYADPGPDCSQSNTVATQSSHGVYPQPLVDFKAGTMTIGRTCRSLRKSKVKPLPPKRTCSLKETSGSVDVGTDTQADKDQPTMVSEQELASSSTDIKLELDLELGGAPEPLQTSCLVSQSLGTWGMGLGETMDMVEPISFTSTDTHSFKDDGAVQSDYADLWLHNSELKSNNCEYTSMSNSSTATGTTVMECIKSPDSSSSSTEMQSQATAQVTETKASSPPLPPGDFKLGSPEKLAGLASPSSGYSSQSETPTSTLPSSSAAFFPGPLSPSTGKRKPKVPERKSSLSSLQQFPRDGASISSCTKRDNDFPPPPSQLDLTILHGGYVRHTLSHRTYHMHTLHHSKHRVANVLAAETKILTPEVSDSNPPPSSSSASTIPSSSLLAITPSAPRSVQLHSTSQSIDSQSTRPRCPPRSSTLAPPPVNTRPLPPRRPPPRPPCHDHTSSPEHSQPPPPGRHPDGPPSYESLLLRQDRYGPGTFWAMTAFRTRMDPSSDLSEDSSPLHRPVPRAPHPSPVDLHTHIHSHVEFRVLSHSSHSHSEFRVLGERTFSQEDDDDEDEEEEEEEQMKEPQRATCSRGSMRSDHPPPPAYEFVGGSHSNSGPWASPVKVPGNTVETSHPYLISDARKGRYEVQEEEKEVISGATRSAHQQQTLESKDDSTTPDTEDYFSKDSTPSDNSLSPLMDDAKADEDILITSPTKSRTTEDLFAMIHRSKRKVLGRKDSGDLNAKSRLCPTAPVAPSSVCTGTVPPAPPLTFPAALANAVGSQRAPVPIYRSAKKSSTSNEEFKLLLLKKGSRSDSSYRMSATEILKSPITPKTPGESLQEGSFRQVEEPSTTHQDPLISGAEPIQIPGLFPRANSESFTPKSLSMSAASRQGRSRIPPVANSSRYSTRSRLYTAPMQAISEGDTENSDGSPHDDRSS, encoded by the exons CAGTGTCAAACTTAGACATTGAGAGCAAGCTGTCAGCTCACTATCAGGCCCAATGGCATCAGCAACACAGCATGTTCCATCCTTGTGCCCGACCACCGTGTCTGGAAGAGCTACACAGAAGTGCACAGCTCAGTCTAAGAGCGTTGCATCGAG ATGAACAACATCAGCGTTCCTCCAGTCGGGAGAGAAACAGGGTGACCATCGCCATCTCTGTGGCGCCTCCCATGCCCACCTTTCCCTCACCGCACAGCATCCGCCGCCAACAGAGGAGTCGCCTAGCACGAGCAGTGAGCTCAACATACTCTTACAATAGGGACTGCAAG CAGGAGAGAGCTgagagggaacgtgagctggactATCAACCCAGGAAG GAGATGGCTGTGAGAGAAACAGAAATCCAGACCACAGAGAGAAAA GAGAGGTTAGGCAGGGAGGCAGATATCCAAACAATCCAAAGAAAG GCTACTTCCACAGAAGAAGAGGAAAGTGCTGAGGTCCTGGGAGCCCAAAAGGCCAAGGACTCTGTCCGCACAGCCCCATCAACCCAGGATAAACAGACAAACTGGTCAAAGGAAAACATCCCACCATCAGATCAGACATCTGGTGATTCTCATGCCGTCTCCTCATGCATCATTCCCATTAATGTCACAG GTTCTGTTGTTAATCCAGGAGTTGGGTTTGACAGGGAAGCAAGTGCTCGTTGCTCTCTAGTTCACTCCCAGTCAGTTCTCCAGAGACGAAGAAAGCTGAGACGAAGGAAAACGATCACAGGAATACCCAAACGAGTACAACAAGATATGG ACTCGGATGAATCACCGGTAGCTAGAGAGCGCACAGTGATCATCCATGCTAACCAACTCACTCTCTGTCAGGAAGACATTTCCATAAGTGGTCGTCTCCATCACACTCGTGACTCTGGTTGCCAGACAGATGATTTCCTTATAGCAT GTACAGCTGCACCCTCCAGAAGACGCATCAGAGCTCAGCGGGGCCATCAGGGAATTCCTGCCTCTTTGTCCCATTCAACGGGCAACATTTCCTCCCTGGGTGACCAATCAGACACAACTTACACTACAGCATCAGCTCATGGAGGTCGCTTACGTTCACGTAGCCTTCCACGGGAGGGTGGGCGTCTGATGGACAGTGACGAGGACGATGATGACAATTatgatgacgatgacgacgaTGAAGAGTTGTCGCCTTATGAAGCAGAGGACTTTATTCCACCAGGGCCAAGTCCaaggatgaagatgatgatgatgaaggatgAAGAAGAGAGCACAGATGACCAAGCAGCTCCTGAGCCACTGCAACTTGGAAGTCTGAAAAGGTTGCAGCGATCAGGTGAAAGAGACAgagggggtggaggaggagggagCCCAGAGCATAGCTGGATGGAGAGAGGTCGTTCTCGCTTGCCTCGCAAGGCTGACATGGGTAGCTGTGAGATTTCATCCAGCTCTGATACTTTCAGCAGCCCTATTCATTCAGTGTCTACAACAGGAGGTCTTGGGAGTCATGTAGACCAGAAGGAGGATCACCAGTCATCAAGTGGGAACTGGAGTGGTTCCAGCTCTACCTGCCCCTCACAAACATCTGAAACCATTCCTccaccctcttctccacctttgaCTGGCTCTTCCCACTGTGATTCAGAGTTGTCACTCAACACAGTACCTAATGCCATAGATGAAGGGTTTTCCCTCGATCCTTCTTACCACTCTGACCTCAGACCACAGAGCCAGGGTCACAGGTCAAGTTCGTTTACATCCTCAGCCACAGACCAGCTGGATGATGCAGGAGTCAGTACGGCTAGCGAAGGAGAGTGGACGTACCCACCAGACCAAGACCAAATTGATCCTGACCAAGACCTGGACCACACCCAAAACCTGAATGAGAGCCATGAGTTAGTCCAAGACTACAGCTCAAAACAAGATTTAGATGACCAGACCTGTTTCAGTGAAAAGATGGGCAATACCGGAAAGGAGACTGGATCTCATTACCCATCTGATACAGAGTGTTTTTATTCATCCTCTGTGAATTTTGGGTCATGTAATCTGAGCTACACTGGATACAAATGTAACTATGCAGACCCTGGGCCTGATTGTTCTCAGTCCAACACTGTGGCAACACAATCATCCCATggagtttacccccagcccttagTTGACTTCAAAGCAGGCACTATGACCATAGGCAGGACTTGTCGTTCGCTGAGGAAATCAAAGGTCAAACCTCTGCCACCTAAACGAACGTGCTCACTAAAAGAAACCAGTGGCAGTGTTGATGTGGGAACAGACACACAAGCAGATAAGGACCAACCAACGATGGTTAGTGAACAAGAACTTGCCTCGTCTTCCACAGATATAAAACTAGAACTGGACCTAGAGCTTGGAGGTGCTCCAGAACCACTACAGACATCTTGTCTAGTTTCACAGTCTTTGGGAACGTGGGGCATGGGACTGGGGGAAACTATGGATATGGTTGAGCCCATATCCTTCACCTCTACAGATACACACTCATTTAAGGATGATGGTGCTGTGCAGTCTGACTATGCAGACCTGTGGCTTCACAACAGCGAACTGAAGTCAAACAACTGTGAGTACACATCAATGTCCAACTCAAGCACAGCCACAGGTACCACTGTCATGGAGTGCATCAAGTCACCAGACAGCTCTTCCTCTTCCACAGAAATGCAAAGCCAGGCTACTGCCCAGGTTACAGAGACCAAGGCAAGCAGCCCACCTCTTCCGCCTGGAGACTTTAAACTTGGGTCACCTGAAAAATTAGCTGGCCTAGCTTCACCATCAAGTGGCTATTCCAGCCAATCAGAAACCCCAACGTCAACGTTGCCCTCATCTTCAGCAGCATTCTTCCCAGGACCTTTGTCCCCTTCAACTGGCAAGAGAAAGCCTAAAGTGCCAGAAAGGAAGTCTTCTCTCTCCTCCTTGCAGCAATTTCCTAGAGATGGAGCTTCCATTTCTTCTTGCACTAAGAGGGACAACGACTTTCCACCCCCACCTTCTCAACTTGATCTCACTATTCTCCATGGTGGCTACGTGAGACATACATTATCCCACCGGACATACCACATGCACACGCTCCACCATAGTAAACACAGAGTTGCTAATGTTTTAGCTGCTGAAACAAAGATATTGACCCCTGAGGTTTCAGATAGCAACCCACCTCCAAGTTCAAGCTCTGCTTCAACGATTCCCAGCTCAAGTTTACTGGCTATAACGCCATCTGCTCCTCGTTCGGTGCAGCTTCATTCTACCAGCCAATCTATAGATTCACAGAGTACTAGACCCAGATGCCCCCCCAGAAGTTCTACTCTGGCTCCTCCACCTGTTAACACTAGGCCTCTCCCTCCTCGCAGGCCACCACCCAGACCACCATGTCATGACCACACCTCCTCCCCTGAACATTCACAGCCACCTCCCCCTGGTCGCCATCCTGATGGACCTCCATCCTATGAAAGTCTGTTACTCAGGCAGGACCGCTATGGACCTGGAACCTTCTGGGCTATGACTGCCTTCAGAACAAGGATGGACCCATCATCAGACCTATCCGAAGACAGTTCGCCCCTGCACAGACCAGTGCCACGAGCTCCCCATCCCTCCCCTGTGGAtttgcacacacacatccactcaCACGTAGAGTTCAGAGTGCTCAGCCATTCATCTCATTCACACTCTGAATTTAGGGTACTGGGAGAGCGTACATTCTCTCAGGAGGATGACGACGatgaggatgaagaggaggaagaggaagagcaaATGAAGGAGCCACAGAGAGCCACATGTTCTAGAGGCAGTATGCGATCGGACCACCCTCCACCCCCAGCATATGAATTTGTTGGAGGATCCCACTCAAACTCAGGGCCATGGGCTAGTCCAGTCAAAGTGCCTGGTAACACAGTGGAAACATCGCATCCTTACCTAATCAGCGATGCAAGAAAAGGCAGATATGAGGTGCAGGAAGAAGAGAAAGAGGTGATATCAGGTGCTACCAGAAGTGCCCATCAGCAGCAGACCCTGGAGAGCAAAGATGACTCTACCACTCCTGACACAGAGGATTATTTCAGTAAAG ATTCCACACCCAGTGACAATTCACTCTCGCCTCTAATGGATGACGCCAAAGCAGATGAAGATATTCTCATCACATCACCTACTAAGAGCCGAACAActgaggacctgtttgccatgataCACAG GTCCAAGAGAAAAGTCCTAGGCCGTAAAGATTCAGgagacctaaatgcaaagtctcgtCTATGTCCAACAGCACCAGTGGCACCCAGCAGTGTCTGTACTGGTACTGTCCCTCCAGCTCCGCCTCTCACATTTCCAGCTGCTTTAGCCAATGCTGTTGGGTCACAGCGAGCCCCTGTGCCAATCTATCGCAGTGCTAAAAAATCCAGCACATCCAATGAGGAGTTCAAACTTCTTTTGCTTAAAAAAGGCAGCAGATCGGATTCTAGTTATCGTATGTCAGCCACAGAAATTCTAAAGAGCCCCATCACCCCTAAAACACCAGGAGAATCCCTTCAGGAAGGGTCCTTCAGACAAGTGGAGGAGCCATCTACCACTCATCAAGATCCTCTGATTTCTGGCGCAGAACCAATCCAGATACCAGGCCTTTTTCCCAGGGCCAATTCTGAAAGTTTCACCCCAAAATCACTGTCCATGTCAGCTGCATCTCGACAAGGACGTTCTCGGATCCCTCCGGTTGCAAATAGCAGTCGCTATAGTACACGCAGTCGCCTCTACACTGCCCCCATGCAAGCCATTTCTGAAGGAGACACAGAGAATTCAGATGGAAGCCCCCATGACGATAGATCATCATAG